Part of the bacterium genome, GAATCGAGGCTCGACCCCTGTCCCGGCTGCGGCTCTTTGGCCGCCAGTATGGTAGCGGGGGACGAGCTTTCTATAAATTCGCTGGAAGTGGAGTAAAATGGAGCGTTAATGAGGGAGATTCAGGTAGAAAAGAAGATTCTGGGCGCGAACGACGCGCTGGCGGCCAGAAACAGGCGGATTTTCGCCGAGAAGGGCGCTTACGTCATAAACATGATCTCGAGCCCCGGAACCGGAAAGACCACGATGCTGGAAGGGACCCTCGGCAGGCTTGTCGCGGGCGGGCTTTCGGTAGCCGTAATAGAGGGCGACGTGCAGACAAGAAACGACGCCGACCGCGTGGCTTCAACGGGCGTACCGGTCGAGGCGGTAATCACCGGGGGCGCGTGTCACCTCGACGCCTCAATGGTGGGGAAGGCTTACTCCAATCTGGCTCCCCGCCTGCCGGAAAGGCTCGACCTTCTCATCGTCGAAAACGTCGGCAACCTTGTCTGCCCTTCCGCCTACGACGTCGGGGAGCACGAGAAGGTCGCCCTCGTGAGCGTTACCGAAGGAGAGGACAAGCCGCTCAAGTACCCTTCGCTCTTTCACGCGGCGGCCTCCTGCCTCATAACGAAGACCGATCTTCTGCCGCACC contains:
- the hypB gene encoding hydrogenase accessory protein HypB, whose translation is MREIQVEKKILGANDALAARNRRIFAEKGAYVINMISSPGTGKTTMLEGTLGRLVAGGLSVAVIEGDVQTRNDADRVASTGVPVEAVITGGACHLDASMVGKAYSNLAPRLPERLDLLIVENVGNLVCPSAYDVGEHEKVALVSVTEGEDKPLKYPSLFHAAASCLITKTDLLPHLEFDLKLLERNVRAVNPSIRLFLVSAKSGEGMEGWIEYLASRAKETRACP